From one uncultured Paludibacter sp. genomic stretch:
- a CDS encoding transposase yields MLTINEITEIFYLCDDFSKEFDKSFKKRSLQSDNGKKTRNKSSRLSHSEVMTILISFHLGGFRNLKHYYLFYVSHHLTAEFPQLVSYNRFVELQQQVALPLVLFLKLCRMGECTGISFIDSTTLKVCHIKREKQNKVFLGSATKGKSTIGWFFGFKLHIIINDKGEILNFVITQGNVDDRKPLYSETFIKSVFGKLYADRGYISQALKDILFVDGIHFVTKLRNNMKGGEIPLQDKIILRKRAVIESVNDELKNICQIEHTRHRSFTNFITNLIAGLLAYSFLPKKPSINVEKVDTNQLQLF; encoded by the coding sequence ATGCTAACCATTAACGAAATTACAGAAATTTTTTATTTATGCGATGATTTTTCAAAAGAATTTGATAAATCATTCAAGAAACGCTCTTTACAGTCTGATAATGGCAAAAAGACTAGAAATAAGTCCAGTAGACTTTCACATAGTGAAGTAATGACAATTCTGATATCCTTTCATTTAGGAGGATTTAGAAATTTGAAACACTACTACCTGTTTTATGTTAGTCACCATTTAACAGCGGAATTTCCTCAATTGGTGTCTTATAATCGTTTTGTAGAACTTCAGCAACAAGTTGCTTTACCCTTAGTTCTGTTCTTAAAATTGTGCAGAATGGGTGAATGTACCGGTATCAGTTTTATTGACTCAACGACACTAAAAGTCTGTCATATTAAAAGAGAGAAACAGAATAAAGTTTTCTTAGGAAGTGCCACCAAAGGTAAAAGTACAATTGGTTGGTTCTTTGGATTCAAACTACATATTATCATCAACGACAAAGGTGAAATACTTAATTTTGTCATAACTCAAGGCAATGTAGATGACCGAAAACCTCTTTATTCTGAAACATTTATAAAATCAGTATTTGGAAAATTATATGCAGATAGAGGATATATTTCCCAGGCACTTAAAGATATTTTATTTGTTGATGGAATTCATTTTGTAACCAAATTAAGGAACAATATGAAAGGTGGTGAAATTCCTTTACAAGACAAAATAATTCTTCGTAAAAGAGCTGTAATTGAATCTGTTAACGATGAATTGAAAAACATATGTCAAATCGAACATACAAGACATCGCTCATTTACAAATTTTATTACAAACTTAATTGCGGGATTACTTGCTTATAGCTTTTTACCTAAGAAACCATCAATAAATGTTGAAAAAGTGGATACTAATCAACTGCAATTATTCTAA
- the mntP gene encoding putative manganese efflux pump MntP (Evidence 3 : Putative function from multiple computational evidences): MDLFSIIIXGIGLAMDCXAVSXSQGICANXLKLRPAXRMAFLFGLFQGXMPLIGFGLGQTXAKQIXAVDHWVAFGILFIXGXXMIYXXFKEKXQEETKNDCNPNVFHFSXLIXLAIATSIDALATGLIFVPYPQKIGIAVLIIGFISFTASMIGVKFGHVFGKKLGLNFELIGGIVLILIGIKILMEHLY, translated from the coding sequence ATGGATTTATTTTCTATCATCATTATNGGTATCGGATTAGCAATGGATTGTTTNGCNGTATCNATNAGTCAAGGTATTTGTGCNAATAANTTAAAACTGCGTCCGGCATTNAGAATGGCNTTTCTTTTTGGNTTATTTCAGGGNATNATGCCTTTGATAGGATTTGGACTTGGACAAACNNTGGCNAAGCAAATAANAGCNGTAGATCATTGGGTAGCNTTCGGNATTCTNTTTATTATNGGNNTAAANATGATTTATGANANTTTCAAAGAAAAAAANCAAGAGGAAACAAAAAATGATTGTAATCCCAACGTTTTTCATTTTTCCAANCTNATAATNCTTGCAATTGCNACAAGCATTGATGCACTCGCTACCGGATTAATATTCGTTCCTTACCCTCAAAAAATAGGCATCGCTGTATTAATTATAGGTTTTATAAGTTTTACGGCATCTATGATTGGTGTAAAATTCGGACACGTCTTTGGCAAAAAATTAGGATTAAACTTTGAGCTAATTGGTGGCATTGTTTTAATTTTAATCGGAATTAAAATATTAATGGAGCATCTCTATTAA
- the tkt gene encoding Transketolase, which translates to MNTIQDLNKAADNLRILAASMVEXAKSGHPGGAMGGADFVNVLFSEFLEYDPQNPRWESRDRFFLDPGHMSPMLYSVLAFTGKYSMEDLKQFRQWESITPGHPELDLNHGVENTSGPLGQGHTYAVGAAIXAKXLKAKFGDVMNQTIYSYISDGGVQEELSQGAGRIAGHLGLDNLIMFYDSXNVQLSTFTNAVTSENVAKKYEAWGWKVIEIDGNNAVEIRTALTEAKKEKARPTLIIGHTVMGKGALTADGSCYENKVDTHGMPLGETGACYNSTIKNLGGNTDEAFVIFEETKAIYAKRAEELKEIVKXKTEIKEKWSAQNPELAEKMKEFFSGKTPKMNWDAIEQKPNQATRAASSAVLGILAEQVENMIVSSADLSNSDKTDGFLKKTKAFTKDDFSGQFLQAGVAELTMACLSIGMALHGGVIPACGTFFVFSDYMKPAVRMAALMQLPVKFIWTHDAFRVGEDGPTHEPVEQEAQIRLMEKLKNHHGKNSMLVLRPADAEETTVAWKMALENTDTPTALILSRQXIENLPAENRKEAAKQAEKGAYVVNCDGNPDVVLLASGSEVSTLESGAKLLRAEGIKVRLVSVPSEGLFRTQSKEYQEQVLPKGVKRFGLTAGLPVNLLGLVGENGRIWGLESFGFSAPYKVLDEKLGFTAENVYKQVKSLLNS; encoded by the coding sequence ATGAATACAATTCAAGATTTAAACAAAGCGGCAGATAACCTNCGNATTTTAGCNGCATCAATGGTAGAAAANGCTAAATCAGGACATCCTGGAGGTGCTATGGGAGGAGCAGATTTTGTAAACGTTCTTTTCTCTGAATTTTTGGAGTATGATCCTCAAAATCCACGTTGGGAAAGCCGCGACCGTTTCTTTTTAGACCCGGGACATATGTCTCCAATGCTATATTCCGTGCTTGCTTTCACCGGAAAATATTCTATGGAAGATTTGAAACAATTCCGCCAATGGGAAAGTATTACACCCGGACATCCTGAGTTGGATTTGAATCACGGNGTGGAAAATACCTCGGGACCACTNGGACAAGGACATACGTATGCTGTTGGAGCTGCCATTNCTGCAAAATTNTTGAAAGCAAAATTTGGTGATGTAATGAATCAAACTATTTATTCATATATTTCAGATGGNGGCGTTCAGGAAGAACTTTCACAAGGTGCAGGACGAATTGCGGGACATCTTGGATTGGATAATTTAATTATGTTTTACGATTCAAANAATGTACAGTTATCTACTTTTACCAATGCGGTAACGAGCGAAAATGTTGCAAAAAAATACGAAGCCTGGGGATGGAAGGTAATTGAAATAGATGGAAATAACGCGGTAGAAATACGTACCGCATTAACTGAAGCCAAGAAAGAAAAAGCAAGACCTACTTTAATAATAGGACACACTGTTATGGGAAAAGGCGCTTTGACTGCCGATGGTAGTTGCTACGAGAATAAAGTAGATACTCACGGAATGCCATTAGGTGAAACCGGAGCTTGCTACAATAGTACTATTAAAAATTTGGGTGGAAATACAGATGAAGCTTTTGTTATTTTTGAAGAAACCAAAGCTATTTATGCAAAGCGTGCCGAAGAATTAAAAGAAATTGTAAAANCAAAAACCGAAATTAAAGAAAAATGGTCAGCGCAAAATCCGGAATTGGCTGAAAAAATGAAAGAATTTTTCTCAGGTAAAACTCCAAAAATGAATTGGGATGCCATTGAACAAAAACCAAATCAGGCAACTCGTGCNGCATCATCTGCNGTTTTGGGAATTTTAGCCGAGCAAGTTGAAAATATGATTGTTTCCAGTGCCGATTTAAGTAATTCTGATAAAACCGATGGCTTTTTGAAAAAAACAAAAGCGTTTACAAAAGATGACTTCAGCGGACAATTTTTACAAGCAGGCGTAGCCGAACTTACTATGGCTTGTTTAAGTATTGGTATGGCATTACACGGCGGAGTAATTCCGGCTTGCGGAACTTTCTTTGTTTTTTCTGACTATATGAAACCTGCGGTACGTATGGCTGCATTAATGCAACTTCCTGTAAAATTTATCTGGACACACGATGCTTTCCGCGTAGGTGAAGACGGACCCACACACGAACCTGTAGAGCAAGAAGCACAAATCCGATTAATGGAAAAACTAAAAAATCATCACGGAAAAAATTCTATGCTTGTGCTTCGTCCTGCCGACGCTGAAGAAACAACCGTAGCTTGGAAAATGGCGCTCGAAAATACAGATACTCCTACCGCGTTGATACTTTCGCGTCAAAANATTGAAAATCTTCCTGCCGAAAACAGAAAAGAAGCTGCAAAACAAGCCGAAAAAGGCGCTTATGTGGTAAATTGCGATGGTAATCCGGATGTAGTTTTACTTGCTTCAGGTTCAGAAGTTTCAACATTGGAATCCGGAGCAAAATTACTTCGTGCCGAAGGCATCAAAGTCCGTTTGGTTTCGGTTCCATCCGAAGGTTTATTCCGCACACAATCTAAAGAATATCAGGAACAAGTATTACCTAAAGGCGTAAAAAGATTTGGTTTAACCGCCGGACTTCCCGTCAATTTATTGGGATTGGTTGGAGAAAACGGAAGAATCTGGGGATTGGAATCTTTTGGATTTTCTGCTCCATATAAAGTACTGGACGAAAAACTTGGATTCACAGCAGAAAATGTATATAAACAAGTGAAAAGCTTGTTAAACAGCTAA
- a CDS encoding conserved exported hypothetical protein (Evidence 4 : Unknown function but conserved in other organisms) — protein MQKILKYIILLNSILLCGFSTQLSAQEKKDTTKVTVPLYQGFTVELDVVPFVETAFNNGEIYGTQGNLQFNLKNKFFPVIEIGYSSANKTLQNESKTNFSGKGMYEKIGIDFNLLKQNPGGKIYNNYFLAGLRFGMTKFDYSINNLYIEDNYWGGSENLNLNLTSPTKFWYELVGGIRVDIYKGITMGWNVRNKHLMKSTANGNVAPWYIPGYGKNTTSLWGFSYIIGYRF, from the coding sequence ATGCAAAAAATATTAAAATACATCATTTTATTAAATAGTATTTTACTGTGTGGATTTTCAACCCAACTTTCTGCACAGGAAAAAAAAGACACTACAAAAGTAACCGTTCCTCTTTATCAGGGATTTACTGTCGAGTTAGACGTTGTTCCATTCGTAGAAACTGCATTTAATAACGGCGAAATTTATGGTACGCAAGGAAATTTACAATTCAATCTGAAAAATAAATTTTTCCCGGTAATAGAAATCGGTTATAGCAGCGCAAATAAAACATTGCAAAACGAATCAAAAACCAATTTTTCAGGAAAAGGAATGTATGAAAAAATTGGTATCGACTTTAATCTGTTAAAACAAAACCCAGGCGGGAAAATATACAATAATTATTTTCTTGCCGGATTACGCTTTGGAATGACAAAATTTGATTACAGCATCAACAATTTGTATATAGAAGATAATTATTGGGGCGGAAGCGAAAATCTTAATTTAAATCTAACTTCACCCACAAAATTTTGGTACGAACTTGTAGGTGGAATTCGTGTCGATATATATAAAGGAATTACAATGGGATGGAATGTGCGTAATAAACACCTTATGAAAAGTACGGCAAATGGAAATGTTGCGCCATGGTATATTCCTGGGTATGGAAAAAATACTACGTCCCTGTGGGGATTTAGTTATATTATTGGATACCGATTTTAG
- a CDS encoding conserved exported hypothetical protein (Evidence 4 : Unknown function but conserved in other organisms): MKLKNYIFILFTIMMVITACNNDETCRKNRIVKMSVYFYKDTININTGDTVAQTLTLDSITAYGLNVDSILYKKATGKSSIQLPLNQFAEESKFVLKCDTLYDTLTVKYTNQYYFLSLECGNIRVHHIDTVFSAGHFFQYATIENPEVNTTTTLSNAKNIKIHHFIK, from the coding sequence ATGAAATTAAAAAACTACATATTTATTCTTTTCACTATTATGATGGTAATTACAGCTTGCAACAACGATGAAACTTGCCGTAAAAACCGAATTGTAAAAATGAGCGTCTATTTTTATAAAGATACTATTAATATAAATACAGGCGATACTGTGGCGCAAACACTTACTCTCGATAGTATAACCGCTTATGGGTTGAATGTAGATTCCATTTTATACAAAAAAGCTACAGGAAAATCCTCTATTCAGCTTCCTTTAAATCAATTTGCCGAAGAATCTAAATTTGTTTTAAAATGCGATACTTTGTATGATACTCTTACTGTAAAATATACAAATCAATATTATTTCTTATCATTGGAATGTGGAAATATTCGTGTGCATCACATCGATACGGTTTTCTCTGCCGGTCATTTTTTCCAATACGCTACCATTGAAAATCCTGAAGTAAATACTACAACAACTTTGAGCAATGCAAAAAATATTAAAATACATCATTTTATTAAATAG
- a CDS encoding conserved hypothetical protein (Evidence 4 : Unknown function but conserved in other organisms) — protein sequence MWTTILQYFIPALLVLVTAYLLIDKLLKNEEARRNFEIKKQNQPIVTPIKLRAYERLILFLERITPHNMLLNKVEPNMTALELQNVLLNDIRKELEHNYSQQIYISDDVWETIKNAQENTIQLINLCSSQCQPQETATNLATLIIQVYXSKEETAIDAAKEALKNEVNDLLK from the coding sequence ATGTGGACAACTATTTTACAATACTTTATTCCGGCTTTGTTAGTACTTGTTACAGCTTATTTGCTCATAGATAAACTGCTCAAAAACGAAGAAGCCCGACGAAATTTTGAAATAAAAAAACAAAATCAGCCAATAGTAACCCCTATTAAATTAAGAGCTTACGAACGTTTGATTCTTTTTTTAGAGCGAATTACGCCTCACAATATGCTGCTCAATAAAGTAGAGCCAAATATGACGGCATTGGAATTGCAAAACGTTTTACTGAACGATATACGAAAAGAATTGGAGCACAATTACTCCCAACAAATTTACATTAGTGATGACGTGTGGGAAACTATTAAAAATGCACAAGAAAATACGATACAATTGATAAATTTATGCAGTTCGCAATGCCAGCCGCAAGAAACGGCAACAAATTTAGCCACATTAATCATTCAAGTGTACGANAGTAAAGAAGAAACAGCCATTGATGCAGCCAAAGAAGCATTAAAAAATGAAGTAAATGATTTATTAAAATAA
- a CDS encoding conserved hypothetical protein (Evidence 4 : Unknown function but conserved in other organisms): MEEIYSVLRLYVSNTDKIGLDTVYEYIVQKAHKQGISGATVYKGVMGYGLSSDKIVSARFWEISEKLPVVVEIIDKTEVLQSFYKTIENELKALGKGCLVYMIPINVLLHQSGKK, translated from the coding sequence ATGGAAGAAATTTATAGCGTTTTGCGTTTATATGTAAGCAATACCGATAAAATCGGATTAGATACAGTATATGAATATATTGTGCAAAAAGCACATAAACAAGGCATTTCGGGAGCTACTGTTTATAAGGGAGTGATGGGTTACGGACTCAGCAGTGATAAAATCGTATCTGCCCGATTTTGGGAAATTTCAGAGAAACTACCTGTGGTTGTAGAAATAATAGATAAAACTGAAGTTTTACAGTCATTCTATAAAACCATTGAAAATGAATTAAAAGCGCTTGGCAAAGGTTGCTTGGTTTATATGATTCCTATAAACGTTTTATTACATCAGTCAGGGAAAAAATAA
- the crcB gene encoding putative fluoride ion transporter CrcB (Evidence 3 : Putative function from multiple computational evidences) gives MKQILLVGIGGFFGSIARYLVSKLNITWSFHDIPMGTLTVNLLGSFIIGIFLGVFLKSEAPFENLKLLLVVGFCGGFTTFSSFTNENFMLLQNGQYLTALLYIIGSIILGIFFVYLGYLITNLF, from the coding sequence ATGAAACAGATTCTCTTAGTAGGCATCGGCGGTTTTTTTGGAAGCATTGCGCGATATTTGGTTTCAAAACTAAATATTACGTGGTCGTTTCACGATATTCCAATGGGAACGCTTACCGTAAATTTACTTGGAAGTTTTATAATAGGCATATTTTTGGGAGTTTTTCTAAAAAGTGAAGCTCCTTTTGAGAATTTAAAACTATTGCTTGTAGTTGGCTTTTGCGGCGGTTTTACAACGTTCTCATCATTTACCAATGAAAATTTTATGCTTTTGCAAAACGGACAATATCTTACAGCACTGTTATATATAATTGGAAGTATTATCCTCGGAATCTTTTTTGTTTATTTAGGTTATTTAATCACTAATCTATTTTAA